A window of the Aliivibrio salmonicida LFI1238 genome harbors these coding sequences:
- a CDS encoding acyl-homoserine-lactone synthase has translation MTIMIRKSEFTTIPMHEYNGILSLRYQVFKQRLQWDLLSENDLESDQYDNSEAAYIYACDDAEKVNGCWRLIPTTGDYMLKTVFPELLGDQAAPNDPSVVELSRFAVGKHSSKMNESASEITMKLFEAIYIHAISHGITEYVTVTSTAIERFLKRIKVPCHRIGDEQVHLLGETKSVVLSMPINEQFKKAVLI, from the coding sequence ATGACAATAATGATAAGAAAATCCGAGTTTACTACTATTCCTATGCATGAATACAATGGAATACTTAGTCTACGTTATCAAGTGTTTAAACAAAGATTACAATGGGACTTACTTTCAGAAAATGATCTTGAATCCGATCAATATGATAACTCTGAAGCGGCATATATATACGCTTGTGATGATGCTGAAAAGGTAAATGGATGCTGGCGTTTAATACCAACGACAGGTGATTATATGTTGAAAACAGTATTCCCTGAATTACTTGGTGATCAAGCTGCGCCAAACGATCCTAGCGTTGTGGAATTAAGTCGTTTTGCTGTTGGAAAACATAGTTCAAAAATGAATGAGTCAGCAAGCGAAATCACAATGAAGCTTTTTGAAGCGATCTATATACACGCAATAAGCCATGGAATTACTGAATATGTAACAGTTACATCGACAGCAATTGAGCGTTTTTTAAAGCGAATTAAAGTGCCTTGTCACCGTATTGGCGATGAACAAGTACATCTATTAGGTGAAACAAAATCGGTCGTTTTATCAATGCCGATTAATGAACAATTTAAAAAGGCTGTATTAATATAA
- a CDS encoding helix-turn-helix transcriptional regulator — translation MNLVNINVTLEIINKIRLSQTNNDMSLCLQELTKILHCEYYLLAIISQKTMIKSDIKILDNYPLYWRNYYDEANLIKDDPIVDYSFSHHSPINWSIFEKQKKMSNQINVIEEAKISGLYSGFSFPIHTKDGGFGMISFASSQKEKYIDNLFLNACMSVPLILPELLDSNQRITKEDQQVHTKLTKREKECLIWSCEGKSRWEISKILGCSERTVTFHLANSQLKLGANNRCQSISKAILTRAMNPLY, via the coding sequence TTGAACCTAGTCAACATAAACGTAACGCTTGAAATCATCAATAAAATTCGATTATCTCAAACCAACAACGACATGAGTTTATGCCTACAAGAACTAACCAAAATACTCCATTGCGAGTATTATTTATTAGCTATTATTAGTCAAAAAACCATGATCAAATCTGATATTAAAATTTTAGATAACTACCCATTATATTGGCGAAACTATTACGATGAAGCGAATCTTATTAAAGATGACCCTATTGTTGACTATAGCTTTTCTCATCACTCCCCTATTAATTGGAGTATTTTTGAAAAACAAAAAAAAATGAGTAATCAAATAAATGTGATTGAAGAAGCTAAAATATCAGGGTTATATTCTGGATTCAGTTTCCCTATTCATACAAAGGATGGGGGGTTTGGCATGATAAGTTTTGCGAGTTCTCAAAAAGAAAAGTATATCGATAACCTTTTTCTTAATGCCTGCATGAGCGTTCCCTTAATTCTTCCTGAATTACTAGATAGCAATCAGCGAATAACTAAAGAAGATCAACAGGTACACACAAAGTTAACAAAACGAGAAAAAGAATGCTTAATTTGGAGTTGTGAAGGAAAAAGTCGATGGGAAATTTCAAAAATATTAGGTTGCTCTGAACGAACGGTTACCTTTCACTTAGCAAACTCACAGCTAAAGCTTGGAGCAAATAACCGCTGCCAAAGTATATCAAAAGCGATCTTAACAAGAGCAATGAACCCGTTATATTAA
- the luxG gene encoding flavin mononucleotide reductase LuxG has protein sequence MRVNCKVSKIESVKNNIYKVYITPENVIDFKAGQYLFIDLNDKKQPFSIANCPTEKGVIELHIGSSDKSSSLDAMEFFVDALIKNKNIEIDAPHGEAWLRDDSSKPLLLIAGGTGLSYINSILKNCLNRGFTQPIYIYWGVKNSDFLYADSELATLSIQHSNLHYVPVVIEDSEERWLGKKGTVLSAVMGDFADLTLFDIYVCGPFMMAKAVKEQLILEKNARPDQMFADVFSYI, from the coding sequence ATGCGAGTTAACTGCAAAGTATCAAAAATAGAATCAGTAAAAAACAATATATACAAAGTATACATAACACCAGAAAATGTTATTGATTTTAAAGCGGGTCAATATCTATTTATTGATTTAAATGATAAAAAACAACCATTCTCGATTGCAAATTGTCCAACAGAAAAAGGAGTGATTGAGTTACATATCGGTAGTTCTGATAAAAGTAGCTCATTAGATGCAATGGAATTTTTTGTAGATGCTTTAATTAAAAATAAGAATATCGAAATTGATGCACCTCACGGCGAAGCATGGTTACGTGATGACAGCAGTAAACCACTACTATTAATTGCGGGTGGTACAGGGCTTTCCTATATTAATAGTATCCTAAAAAATTGTTTGAATAGAGGATTCACTCAGCCAATTTACATTTATTGGGGAGTGAAAAATAGTGATTTTTTATATGCAGATAGTGAATTGGCGACATTATCAATACAGCATAGTAATTTGCACTATGTGCCAGTTGTTATTGAAGATAGTGAAGAGCGTTGGTTAGGAAAAAAAGGAACGGTTCTTTCTGCGGTAATGGGTGACTTTGCGGATCTAACATTATTTGATATTTATGTGTGTGGCCCGTTCATGATGGCTAAGGCAGTAAAAGAGCAATTGATATTAGAAAAAAATGCAAGGCCAGATCAAATGTTTGCTGATGTTTTTTCGTATATATAA
- the luxE gene encoding long-chain-fatty-acid--protein ligase LuxE: protein MNSQATIEKNKIIASSEIDDLIFMSTPQEWTSDEQKEIQNKLVREAFHYHYNRNKEYREYCTTQHMSENIHSIDDIPVFPTSVFKYLKLHTLGEDEIENWYTSSGTSGLKSHIARDRLSIERLLGSVNFGMKYVGDWFEHQMELVNLGPDRFNTNNVWFKYVMSLVELLYPTEFTVNDDDIDFEKTVHHLFRIYKTKKDMCLIGPPYFVYLLCKYMNEHNIKFDAGKRLHVITGGGWKSNQNESLNRNDFNQMVMDTFQLDNVNQIRDTFNQVELNTCFFEDEFQRKRVPPWVYARALDPETLQPVTDGEPGLLSYMDASSTGYPAFIVTDDIGIIRHIKVPDPYPGTTIEIVRRLNTRAQKGCALSMASSLK from the coding sequence ATGAATAGTCAAGCAACGATTGAAAAAAATAAAATTATAGCAAGTTCAGAAATTGATGATCTTATATTTATGAGTACGCCACAAGAATGGACATCTGATGAGCAGAAAGAGATTCAAAATAAACTGGTTCGAGAGGCATTTCATTATCATTACAATAGAAATAAAGAGTATAGGGAATATTGTACAACTCAACATATGAGTGAAAATATTCATTCAATTGATGATATTCCAGTCTTTCCTACTTCTGTTTTTAAATATTTAAAACTGCATACCTTAGGTGAGGATGAAATTGAAAACTGGTATACGAGCAGTGGCACTAGTGGTCTTAAAAGTCATATTGCCCGCGATCGCCTTAGTATTGAACGTCTACTTGGTTCTGTTAATTTTGGAATGAAATATGTCGGTGATTGGTTTGAGCATCAAATGGAATTAGTTAACCTTGGCCCAGATCGTTTTAATACTAATAATGTTTGGTTTAAGTATGTGATGAGTCTGGTTGAGTTACTTTATCCCACTGAGTTTACCGTTAATGATGATGATATTGATTTTGAAAAAACCGTGCATCACTTATTTCGTATTTATAAGACAAAAAAAGATATGTGCTTAATTGGCCCTCCTTATTTTGTGTATCTCTTATGTAAATACATGAATGAGCATAATATTAAATTCGATGCTGGGAAGCGATTACATGTTATTACTGGTGGGGGGTGGAAGTCGAATCAAAATGAGTCTTTAAATCGTAATGATTTTAATCAAATGGTGATGGATACCTTTCAGTTAGATAATGTAAATCAAATTCGCGATACATTTAATCAAGTTGAGCTAAATACGTGTTTTTTTGAAGATGAATTTCAAAGAAAGCGAGTACCACCGTGGGTGTACGCTAGAGCGCTTGATCCTGAGACATTACAGCCTGTTACTGATGGTGAACCAGGGTTGTTGAGCTATATGGATGCATCATCAACTGGTTATCCTGCTTTTATTGTGACGGATGATATTGGTATTATTCGCCATATTAAAGTACCAGACCCATACCCAGGAACAACGATTGAAATAGTCAGAAGGCTAAATACCCGAGCTCAAAAAGGATGCGCTCTCTCTATGGCAAGTTCACTGAAATAG
- the luxB gene encoding luciferase subunit beta: MKFGLFFLNFQSNGSTSEETLDNMINTIALVDSYDYHFDTVFINEHHFSLNGIVGAPITAAGFLLGLTNKLHIGSLNQVITTHHPVRVAEESSLLDQMSEGRFILGLSDSENDFEMIFFKRDLASRQQQFEACYEIINEALTTGYCHPQNDFYDFPKVSINPHCFSENGPKQYVVATSKEVVSWAAKKALPLTFKWEDSLAVKESYSVLYNKTAKQYGIDGSNIDHQLTLIVNLNENGDVAREEVKQYLHDYIIETYPNIDHEEKINTIIKENAIGTYNDYYESTKLAIEKTGVKTILLSFESMLDKDNVKNVIDMVNQKIVKNLA, from the coding sequence ATGAAATTTGGATTATTCTTCCTCAATTTTCAATCTAATGGATCTACTTCAGAAGAAACACTCGATAATATGATCAATACGATCGCTCTCGTTGATTCTTATGATTATCATTTTGATACTGTTTTTATTAATGAACACCACTTTTCTCTTAATGGTATCGTTGGTGCCCCTATTACGGCGGCTGGGTTTTTACTCGGGTTAACAAATAAACTGCACATTGGTTCTTTAAACCAAGTGATTACTACTCATCATCCCGTACGTGTAGCAGAAGAATCGAGTTTATTAGATCAGATGTCTGAAGGCCGTTTTATTCTTGGTTTGAGTGACAGTGAAAATGACTTTGAAATGATCTTCTTCAAGCGTGACTTAGCCTCTAGACAGCAACAATTTGAAGCCTGTTATGAGATTATAAATGAGGCATTAACGACGGGTTATTGCCATCCTCAGAATGATTTTTATGACTTTCCGAAGGTGTCGATAAATCCCCACTGTTTTAGTGAGAATGGACCTAAACAATACGTGGTTGCAACCAGTAAAGAAGTGGTTTCATGGGCTGCTAAAAAAGCATTGCCTTTAACGTTTAAGTGGGAAGATAGCCTTGCTGTTAAAGAAAGTTATTCGGTACTTTATAATAAAACCGCAAAACAATATGGTATTGATGGTTCTAATATCGATCATCAGTTAACGCTGATTGTTAATTTAAATGAAAATGGTGATGTTGCTCGTGAAGAAGTAAAACAATATTTACATGATTATATTATTGAAACGTATCCAAATATTGATCATGAAGAAAAAATAAATACGATCATTAAAGAAAACGCAATTGGTACTTATAATGATTATTATGAATCAACGAAATTGGCAATTGAAAAAACAGGGGTAAAGACTATTTTACTCTCTTTTGAATCAATGTTAGATAAAGATAATGTTAAAAATGTTATTGATATGGTTAATCAAAAAATAGTTAAAAACCTTGCTTAA
- the luxA gene encoding luciferase subunit alpha, protein MKFGNICFSYQPPGESHKQVMDRFVRLGVASEELGFDTYWILEHHFTEFGLTGNLFVAAANLLGRTKTLNVGTMGVVIPTAHPVRQAEDVLLLDQMSKGRFNFGVVRGLYHKDFRVFGVNMEDSREITQHFHQMITASLKSGMISSNNEHIEFPDVDIYPKGYSKEVATCMTAESASTTEWLAKQGLPMVLSWIIGTNEKKAQMELYNEIATEYGHDIATIDHSMTFICSVDHDGDKAREVCRSFLANWYDSYVNATNIFKDSNQTRGYDYHKGQWRDFVLQGHTNTNRRVDYSHEINPVGTPEECIEIIQRDIDATGITNITCGFEANGSEDEIVASMDRFMTQVAPFLKDPK, encoded by the coding sequence ATGAAGTTCGGAAATATTTGTTTTTCATACCAACCACCAGGCGAAAGCCACAAGCAAGTGATGGATCGTTTTGTTCGACTCGGTGTTGCATCCGAAGAACTTGGTTTTGATACTTATTGGATTCTTGAGCACCATTTTACTGAATTTGGTCTTACCGGTAATCTGTTTGTTGCCGCTGCTAATTTGCTTGGCCGAACAAAAACGCTGAATGTTGGAACAATGGGGGTTGTAATACCAACGGCTCACCCTGTTCGACAAGCTGAAGATGTTTTGTTACTTGATCAAATGTCCAAGGGGCGTTTTAATTTTGGTGTTGTTCGAGGTTTATACCATAAAGATTTCCGAGTGTTTGGCGTCAATATGGAAGATTCACGCGAAATAACGCAACATTTTCATCAGATGATAACGGCGAGTTTGAAATCTGGGATGATAAGTTCAAATAATGAACATATTGAGTTTCCTGATGTTGATATTTACCCCAAAGGGTACTCCAAAGAAGTGGCAACGTGCATGACGGCTGAATCTGCCAGTACAACCGAGTGGTTAGCTAAGCAAGGGTTACCCATGGTGTTAAGCTGGATTATTGGAACCAATGAAAAAAAAGCTCAAATGGAACTTTATAATGAAATTGCGACAGAATATGGACACGATATAGCGACTATTGACCATTCGATGACATTTATTTGCTCAGTTGATCATGATGGGGATAAAGCTCGTGAAGTGTGTCGATCATTCCTCGCTAATTGGTATGACTCTTATGTCAATGCGACGAACATATTTAAAGATAGTAATCAAACTCGTGGCTACGATTATCACAAGGGTCAGTGGCGAGACTTTGTTTTACAAGGTCATACTAATACAAATAGACGTGTTGATTATAGTCATGAAATTAATCCGGTAGGTACGCCTGAAGAATGTATCGAAATAATTCAACGAGACATTGATGCTACGGGTATTACAAATATTACCTGTGGCTTTGAAGCAAATGGCAGCGAAGATGAAATTGTCGCTTCTATGGATCGTTTTATGACGCAAGTTGCCCCTTTTCTGAAAGACCCTAAGTAA
- a CDS encoding acyl transferase: MFSTIDHVISLENGKTLRVWETLPKENTLKKNNTILIASGFARRMDHFAGLAEYLSSNGFHVIRYDSLHHVGLSSGDINEFSMSIGKDSLLTVIDWLKGRNIEKLGLIAASLSARIAYEIANEIDLSFLVTAVGVVNLRDTLERALKYDYLQLPIEKLPEDLDFEGHNLGSEVFVTDCFKHKWDTLDSTINKMKNLDVPFIAFTANDDNWVKQSEVLDLLISLNSEKCKLYSLIGSSHDLGENLVVLRNFYQSVTKAAIALDNDSLDLDVNMTEPRFEDITSVTVKERRLKNQIENESLELV; encoded by the coding sequence ATATTCTCAACAATTGATCATGTCATCTCCCTTGAAAATGGTAAAACACTTCGAGTTTGGGAAACATTGCCCAAAGAAAATACATTAAAAAAGAATAATACGATTCTGATTGCCTCGGGTTTTGCTCGGCGAATGGATCATTTTGCGGGATTGGCTGAATACCTCTCAAGTAACGGATTTCATGTTATTCGTTATGATTCTCTTCATCATGTTGGGTTGAGTAGCGGTGACATTAACGAATTTTCAATGTCGATTGGTAAAGACAGCTTGCTAACAGTAATAGACTGGCTTAAAGGACGTAATATTGAAAAGTTAGGTCTTATTGCTGCCAGTTTATCTGCTCGAATTGCTTATGAAATAGCAAATGAAATTGACTTGTCTTTTCTGGTGACGGCTGTGGGTGTTGTAAATCTTCGTGATACGTTGGAGAGAGCTCTAAAATACGATTATCTGCAATTGCCAATTGAAAAACTACCAGAAGATCTTGATTTTGAAGGGCATAATTTAGGGTCAGAAGTTTTCGTTACGGATTGCTTTAAGCACAAGTGGGACACGTTAGACTCGACGATAAATAAAATGAAAAATTTGGATGTTCCATTTATTGCCTTTACTGCTAATGATGATAATTGGGTCAAGCAAAGTGAAGTTTTGGATCTGCTTATTAGCCTTAATTCCGAGAAATGTAAACTCTATTCTTTAATTGGTAGTTCTCATGATTTAGGTGAAAATTTAGTGGTATTACGAAATTTTTATCAATCAGTAACTAAAGCGGCCATCGCTTTAGACAATGACTCGTTGGATCTTGATGTCAATATGACAGAGCCACGATTCGAAGACATAACGAGCGTGACTGTAAAAGAGCGTCGATTAAAAAATCAAATTGAAAATGAGTCTCTAGAATTGGTGTAA
- the luxC gene encoding long-chain-fatty-acyl-CoA reductase LuxC: MIKKIPTIIGGVIQDERGLRELILTNETKVLISIIDDNHIKSIIDNEVVNNLRLNQVVNFLYTVGQRWRSEEYTRRRTYIRDLTNFLGYSNEMAKLEANWIAMLLCSKSALYDIVQHDLGSLHIIDEWIPQGDCYIKALPKGKSVHLLAGNVPLSGVTSILRAILTKNECIIKTSSTDPFTATALVSSFIDVNADHPITRSMSVMYWSHNEDMSLPKKIMNHADVVAWGGDEAIKWAVKHSPHHVDIVKFGPKKSLSIIDDPEDITAAATGVAHDICFYDQQACFSTQNIYYIGNKLNLFIDELEKKLNVYAKILPKGCQNFDEKAAFTLTEKECLFAGYQVRKGENQSWIIIQSPLDAFGNQPLSRSVYIHQVSSIEDILPFINKNTTQTVSIAPWESSFKYRDELAKHGAERIVESGMNNIFRVGGAHDGMRPLQYLVNYVSQERPFNHTTKDVAVEIEQTRYLEEDKFLVFVP, from the coding sequence ATGATTAAAAAAATTCCAACTATCATCGGCGGTGTAATTCAAGATGAAAGGGGCTTGAGAGAGTTAATATTAACAAATGAGACTAAGGTATTAATTTCTATTATTGACGACAATCATATTAAAAGCATCATTGATAATGAAGTTGTTAATAATTTAAGATTAAATCAAGTAGTTAACTTTTTATATACGGTTGGACAGCGATGGAGAAGTGAAGAATATACTCGTCGACGAACATATATTCGAGATTTGACAAATTTTCTTGGTTATTCAAATGAAATGGCAAAACTAGAAGCGAATTGGATTGCCATGTTGTTATGCTCTAAAAGTGCCTTATATGACATTGTCCAACATGACTTAGGATCATTGCATATTATTGATGAGTGGATCCCTCAAGGGGATTGTTATATTAAAGCATTACCAAAAGGAAAATCAGTACATTTGTTGGCAGGTAATGTCCCTCTATCTGGAGTGACCTCTATTCTTCGAGCTATTTTGACTAAGAATGAATGCATTATTAAAACGTCTTCCACTGACCCTTTTACTGCTACCGCTTTAGTCTCCAGTTTTATCGATGTTAATGCCGACCATCCTATTACTCGTTCAATGTCAGTAATGTACTGGTCTCATAATGAAGATATGTCATTGCCGAAAAAAATAATGAATCATGCTGATGTTGTTGCCTGGGGCGGGGATGAAGCTATTAAATGGGCAGTAAAGCATTCGCCACATCATGTCGATATTGTGAAATTTGGGCCTAAAAAAAGTTTGAGCATCATTGATGATCCTGAAGACATAACAGCCGCTGCGACAGGCGTTGCTCATGATATCTGTTTCTATGATCAACAAGCGTGTTTTTCTACGCAAAACATTTATTACATAGGTAATAAATTAAACTTGTTTATTGATGAACTAGAAAAAAAATTAAATGTGTATGCCAAAATATTACCTAAAGGATGTCAAAATTTTGATGAAAAAGCCGCTTTCACTTTAACTGAGAAAGAGTGTTTATTTGCGGGTTATCAAGTTAGAAAAGGGGAAAATCAAAGTTGGATAATTATTCAATCTCCTTTAGATGCGTTTGGGAATCAACCATTATCTCGGTCGGTATATATCCATCAGGTTTCTAGTATTGAAGATATTCTTCCTTTCATTAATAAAAATACGACACAAACCGTTTCAATTGCTCCATGGGAGTCATCATTTAAATACAGAGATGAACTGGCTAAGCATGGCGCAGAACGTATTGTTGAATCTGGTATGAATAATATATTCCGCGTTGGTGGGGCGCATGATGGTATGCGTCCACTACAGTATCTCGTTAATTATGTATCACAAGAAAGGCCGTTCAACCACACAACAAAAGATGTTGCCGTAGAAATAGAACAAACACGTTATTTAGAAGAAGATAAATTTCTAGTCTTTGTCCCTTAA
- a CDS encoding LuxR family transcriptional regulator, which produces MNYIAPHDTLKIITKINSSSSNDQINQCLIEVANTLNCEYYLFSIISNKSMIKPDVLILDNYPQKWRDHYDETNLIKYDPIVDYCFFNHSPILWDIFGKKTLKTNKPNVIQEAKSLGLYSGFSFPIHSVNGSFGMISFAHSNKKQSTDCLFSTACMYIPLIIPALLDSYYRINKNNTESTHDLTKREKECLAWACEGKSSWEISIILGCTERTVAFHLTNSQTKLGTTNRCQSVSKAILTGAINPAYS; this is translated from the coding sequence ATGAACTATATCGCTCCTCATGACACATTAAAAATCATCACTAAAATAAATTCATCAAGCAGTAATGATCAAATTAATCAATGTTTAATAGAAGTAGCTAACACTCTTAATTGTGAATATTATTTGTTTTCTATAATTTCTAATAAATCCATGATAAAACCAGATGTGTTGATCTTAGATAATTACCCACAAAAATGGCGCGATCATTATGATGAGACCAATTTAATTAAATATGACCCTATTGTAGATTACTGTTTTTTTAATCACTCACCTATTCTTTGGGACATATTTGGAAAAAAAACACTCAAAACAAACAAGCCTAACGTAATCCAAGAAGCAAAATCATTGGGATTATACTCAGGGTTTAGTTTTCCAATTCACTCTGTAAATGGAAGCTTTGGAATGATTAGCTTTGCTCATTCAAATAAAAAACAATCTACTGACTGTCTCTTTTCCACGGCTTGTATGTATATACCTCTTATTATCCCAGCTCTTTTAGATAGTTATTATCGGATTAACAAAAATAATACTGAATCAACTCATGATTTAACAAAGCGAGAAAAAGAATGTTTAGCATGGGCTTGCGAAGGGAAAAGTTCGTGGGAAATATCGATCATTCTTGGATGTACAGAACGCACTGTCGCGTTTCATTTAACTAATTCACAAACAAAACTTGGCACAACTAATCGCTGCCAAAGCGTGTCAAAAGCAATCTTAACAGGGGCGATCAATCCAGCGTATTCATAA
- a CDS encoding mechanosensitive ion channel family protein, producing MEKLIIVIDFLLAHKMVFSVLIISLVLLVRHFSVKRIRGDIAFLTEDQRKWISRTKNGSFSFIVIILFILWKSEINEFALSVTAIAVAIVVASKEIILCFTGSIQRASSRSFRIGDWIEVGTLCGEVIEHNMMATVIQEIDLHHGQYNYTGKTATLPNSMFFTYPVKNLNFMKRYVYHQFSICVRDFVNLYPTLPGLLEKIDTHCEEFIEVARRYNGVIEKHAGVDLPGSEPHIHISSTSTGEQKVYYVIFCPTEKASHLEQLIRQDFMEMYEKTFPKIED from the coding sequence GTGGAAAAACTGATAATTGTGATTGATTTTTTATTGGCGCACAAAATGGTATTTAGTGTTCTTATCATCAGCCTTGTTTTACTTGTGCGTCATTTTTCGGTTAAACGGATCCGTGGTGATATTGCTTTCTTAACGGAAGATCAGCGTAAATGGATATCACGCACGAAAAACGGCTCATTCAGCTTTATTGTTATTATCTTATTCATTTTATGGAAGTCAGAAATAAATGAATTTGCCTTATCGGTAACCGCGATAGCTGTGGCGATAGTGGTGGCATCTAAAGAAATCATTCTATGTTTTACGGGATCGATTCAGCGAGCAAGTTCTCGCTCTTTTAGAATTGGTGATTGGATAGAAGTCGGAACATTGTGTGGGGAAGTTATCGAGCACAATATGATGGCGACAGTAATACAAGAAATCGATTTACACCACGGACAGTATAATTACACTGGAAAAACCGCGACCTTACCTAACAGTATGTTCTTCACTTACCCCGTTAAAAATCTTAATTTCATGAAGCGTTATGTTTATCATCAGTTTTCTATTTGTGTGCGAGATTTTGTTAATTTATACCCAACCTTGCCCGGTTTATTAGAAAAAATAGATACGCACTGTGAAGAGTTTATTGAGGTAGCTCGACGCTATAATGGCGTGATTGAAAAGCATGCGGGGGTTGATTTACCTGGCTCTGAGCCACATATACATATTTCTAGCACATCGACAGGGGAGCAAAAAGTGTATTACGTTATTTTCTGTCCAACCGAAAAAGCGTCTCATTTAGAACAACTTATTCGCCAAGATTTTATGGAGATGTATGAAAAGACGTTTCCTAAAATAGAAGACTAG
- a CDS encoding IS91-like element ISVsa9 family transposase, producing the protein MHAYKPLKQLFNSQNNWLKFLHNNKANLRAVVIENVTKMLSCGTAAFGSREYHCCNPDCTHIKYIHQTCKSRACSSCGMKATERWIQKQQHVFPECEYQHITFTLPNTLWPIFRHNRLLNKLFKCAANILLGWAKDKGIDVGIFCALHTYGRKLNWNTHLHLSVTRGGICERTGLWKPIYFQMKTTEPCWRAAIVSLLGKAYDELDLSSEECPYIRNKTDWSRFLSSQYNRRWKLHFAKKTNNVKPTMNYLGRYLKRPPISASRLSHYAKGGMITFNYLDHRTGTTDSLTLSPEEMIRRIVEHYPDKHFKMIRYYGFLSMRRRGEALPRVYAALGMTIEAEPKMPGYAAMLKGYVKVDPYECILCESRLVFTNFRVGNSVNDLVTHAIVQSELRAA; encoded by the coding sequence ATGCACGCATATAAACCCCTGAAACAATTATTTAATAGTCAAAATAACTGGCTTAAATTTCTTCATAATAACAAAGCTAACCTAAGAGCGGTCGTGATTGAAAATGTCACAAAGATGCTGTCCTGTGGGACAGCGGCTTTTGGCTCTCGCGAATATCATTGTTGCAACCCTGACTGTACCCATATCAAATATATTCACCAAACCTGTAAATCTCGAGCGTGCAGTAGCTGTGGCATGAAAGCCACAGAGCGATGGATACAAAAGCAACAACATGTCTTCCCTGAATGCGAATATCAACACATCACCTTTACCCTTCCAAACACGCTATGGCCTATCTTTCGTCATAACCGTTTGTTAAATAAATTATTCAAATGTGCTGCAAACATTCTGCTGGGATGGGCAAAAGATAAAGGAATAGATGTCGGTATCTTTTGTGCTCTTCATACTTACGGTCGAAAACTGAATTGGAATACGCACTTACATTTATCGGTCACTCGTGGGGGAATTTGTGAACGTACCGGTTTATGGAAACCCATTTACTTCCAAATGAAAACGACAGAGCCTTGTTGGAGAGCGGCTATCGTCAGTTTATTGGGTAAGGCTTATGATGAGCTTGATTTATCAAGCGAAGAATGCCCCTATATCCGTAATAAAACGGATTGGTCACGCTTTTTAAGCAGTCAATATAATCGTCGTTGGAAGCTTCATTTTGCTAAAAAGACAAATAATGTAAAACCGACGATGAACTATCTTGGTCGGTATTTAAAACGGCCCCCGATTTCAGCGTCACGTTTAAGTCATTACGCCAAAGGCGGAATGATAACGTTTAATTATTTAGACCATCGAACAGGAACAACAGACAGCCTAACATTATCACCAGAAGAGATGATAAGACGGATAGTAGAGCACTATCCTGATAAACATTTCAAGATGATCCGATACTACGGTTTTTTATCAATGCGTCGTCGTGGAGAAGCTCTGCCTAGAGTTTATGCAGCTTTAGGTATGACAATAGAAGCTGAGCCGAAAATGCCAGGGTATGCCGCAATGTTAAAAGGATATGTAAAAGTAGATCCGTACGAATGTATTTTATGTGAAAGTCGTCTGGTGTTTACGAATTTCCGAGTCGGAAATTCGGTCAATGATTTAGTCACCCATGCGATAGTTCAGTCAGAATTGAGGGCAGCATAA